The Microcella sp. genome includes the window CAGGTCGTGCTGCCCAACGACTACCTCGAGGCACTCGGCTTCGAGACCGCGAACGACGCCGTCGGCGCAGAGGTGACGATCGGGATGACCGACATCACCGGCACTGCGCACGAGCTCATCGCCGAGGTGGTCGGCGTCAGCCGCTCGAGCCTCTTCGCGAGCGGTGCTGGAGCGAACAATGCTCTCGTCACCGAGTTGGCAGAACTTCGCACGGCAGGCATCGACGGCGCTCAGCAGAACTCGGTCATCGCCATCGCCTACCTCGAGAGTGGCCTGACCGCCGCTGACATCGACGCCGTGAAGAGCGAGCTCGCCGATGCCGGCTTCAGTGCGCAGACCATCGAAGACCAGCTCGGCATCGTGACCACGATCATCGCCGGCATCACGGGCGTGCTCAACGCGTTCGCGATCGTCGCGCTCATCGCGGCGGCGTTCGGAATCGTCAACACCCTGCTCATGAGCGTGCAAGAACGAACTCGCGAGATCGGGCTCATGAAGGCCATGGGCATGGGCAGCGGACGCATCTTCACGCTCTTCAGCCTCGAGGCGGTGGCCATCGGCATCATCGGCAGCGTGCTCGGGGTGGGCACCGCGATGCTCGCCGGGGCTGGTCTGAGCTCTGCGCTGTCGGCCGGGCTGCTCGCCGACCTCGAAGGGCTGACCCTGTTCATGTTCGAACCGCTCAGTCTGCTGGGCGTGGTGGCTCTCATCAGCACCATCGCGTTCGTCTCGGGAGCGCTGCCGGCGAGTCGAGCGGCTCGCCAGCGACCGATCGAGTCTCTGCGATACGAATGATCACCCGGTGCCGCGAGAAGATAGAGCCATGAGCGACGACGGAGGGCAGCGCGCCCGGACGAGCGCGCAACCCTCTCGCGGCACGGCGACGGCGCTGCGCATCGAGCGCAGCGCCGTCGCGCTCGTGGTGCAGCACGGGTTCGACGACACGACCGTCGACATGATCTGCGCAGATGCGGGCGTCTCGCAACGCACCTTCTTCAACCACTTCGCCACGAAAGACGCCGCCGTCATCGGCACGGCAGAGCCGCGCCTCGACGAGCAGCGGGTGCGAGCGTTCATCGCCTCGAACGACGCCAACATCTTGGCCGAGGCGACGACGCTGGTCTCGGTAGCGATGATGGACGCCGCAGCCGACCACGAGCTTCTCGCAGCCCGCATGCGCGCCATCACCTCGAGCCCGGTGCTCATGCAGCGCCAACTCGAACGGTTCTCGGCCATCGAGACCGAGCTCGCCGA containing:
- a CDS encoding TetR/AcrR family transcriptional regulator; this encodes MSDDGGQRARTSAQPSRGTATALRIERSAVALVVQHGFDDTTVDMICADAGVSQRTFFNHFATKDAAVIGTAEPRLDEQRVRAFIASNDANILAEATTLVSVAMMDAAADHELLAARMRAITSSPVLMQRQLERFSAIETELAEVIHYRLVRVSPADESAERLAEQSRLTAMLLAGAMRYSAGRVMQAAPGSVSDALDDTRQLLIDLLPKLSGGASATTRRDS
- a CDS encoding ABC transporter permease, yielding MKATDLVRTAVANTFRSRLRTTLTVLALFVGAFTLTLTTALGAGVSNYIETQVNSFAADDVLLVQATADATAALQNDGPAEWNAETSTSTSSQPGGAPLAAAQAEPLSDDDLDTIRAITGINGIDPVRSVSTDWVQHSSSAKYEFSVNPQSAVTIADLDAGDQLDHSTSSLQVVLPNDYLEALGFETANDAVGAEVTIGMTDITGTAHELIAEVVGVSRSSLFASGAGANNALVTELAELRTAGIDGAQQNSVIAIAYLESGLTAADIDAVKSELADAGFSAQTIEDQLGIVTTIIAGITGVLNAFAIVALIAAAFGIVNTLLMSVQERTREIGLMKAMGMGSGRIFTLFSLEAVAIGIIGSVLGVGTAMLAGAGLSSALSAGLLADLEGLTLFMFEPLSLLGVVALISTIAFVSGALPASRAARQRPIESLRYE